One window of the Anopheles aquasalis chromosome X, idAnoAquaMG_Q_19, whole genome shotgun sequence genome contains the following:
- the LOC126571468 gene encoding uncharacterized protein LOC126571468 isoform X3 produces MFAKSTPKTDQFKSKRCAFLLFARTGEKESDQCARALSNWQNLSSWHLGLQSSFRSGESSIIQPSRHQHENPSACFSFSIASCAAAASVAATMTFFVFDCKLCCCC; encoded by the exons ATGTTCGCAAAATCGACCCCGAAAACCGATCAATTTAAATCGAAACGTTGCGCGTTTCTACTTTTCGCCAGAACGGGCGAAAAAGAATCCGACCAGTGTGCAAGGGCCTTAAGCAATTGGCAGAATCTGTCATCCTGGCATCTTGGCCTTCAGTCCAGCTTCCGCAGCGGTGAGTCCAGCATCATCCAGCCCAGCCGCCACCAGCATGAAAATCCGTCTGCATG tttttcgttttcgattgcaagctgtgctgctgctgctagtgttgccGCTACAATGACG tttttcgttttcgattgcaagctgtgctgctgctgctag